A segment of the Geoglobus ahangari genome:
TTGGCGACTTTGTGAAGAGATCTCCCGTGACCGTGGACTCTTCTCTCAGCATAAGGGAGACCGCGAAGATAATGGATGAGGAGAAGATCTCAAGCGTCGTTGTAATGAGGAACGGAGCCCCCTATGCTTTCTTCACAGAATCCGACCTGAGAAGGGTTGTTGGAGAGGAGATTGACCTCGGGAAGCCCGTTGGGGAGTTTGCAGGAACAAGGCTGATAGCCGTGAGCTCAGAGTCGTCGATCTTCGACGCCCTCTCCCTCATGGTTCAGCACGGGATAAAGCACCTCGGTGTGTTCGAGGACGGGGAGCTCATAGGCGTGATCACCCTCAGGGATGTGGCGTTCGAGCTGGGGCCCAAGTACATAAAGTACACGGCCAGAATTCACGGGGCGAAGAGGCTCGAGGACATAGCACTCGCGATGGACAGCTTCAAGCTCGACCTTGAGAGAGAGGCTATGAGCTACGTGGATCACCCGGAGATTGTTGATCCATACGTCTTCTTCTCCGAGATCTCCCACGTTGTTGACGCGATGATTGTAACCGCAGCGAAGCTCATCGGCATGCCAGCAGATGGGTACGCCTACGCCATCACAGGAAGTGGAGGGAGGAGCGAACAGTTCCTTCTGACTGACAGGGACACACTCGCAGTCTACAGCGACGATGACGTTCTCGCGTGGTTTTCAAGGCTTGAAAGAACGCTCGACAGCCTCGGGTTCCCGGGATGCGACCACGGATACACGTCTGACAAGTACAACTTCCACGTCAGTCAGGTGGGCGAGACCTGCAGGGAGTGGTCAACAAACGTGGAGAAGAACATAGTTAACCTCTCGCTCATCTCCGACTCGCGGTTTCTCCTTGGGGAGAGATCCCTGCTCGAGGAGATGAAGGAGTGCCTCGCCTCAAAGCTTGAGAAGAACAGGTTTGTCATCATCGCGTCGCTAAGATACAAGCCAGCACTGACGATTTTCGGCAGTCTGAAGGAGATCTTCAACTACAAGGCCGGCGCCATAGCACCGGTGGAGTATCCGGTCAGAGCGCTCGCGATAACCAACGGAATCATGCACGTGACAAACACGCTCGAGAGGATAAGGACTCTCGTGGAGGAGAGAATCATTCCCGAGGACATGGGAGACGATCTGGAGCATGCCTACACCATCCTGATGAGGAGGAAAATATGGCTTCAGGCCCAGAACAGGAAGGAGTTCCAGTCTTCCGAGGTCAACCCGATGGAGAGGACGCTGATAAGGGACGCGCTGAAGACCGTCAAGAGGTTTCAGGGGTACGTGGAGAGGAACTTCATATGACTCAGAACAGCATCCTCCTCCCGATCCTCACGAGGTCGATGACGTTCACGCTATAGTCTTCAAGCTGCGAAAGCTGCTTGAGGAACACGTAGGCTGTTGAGAACGCATCACCAAGGGCCGTGTGCCTCTGAAAGCCCTCCACGCGGTAAATTTTCATCAGGCTCTCGAAATCGAGCCTGAAGGTCACAGCCGAGCCCCTCTTCTTTATCAGCCACGCCTCGACCTCTGCCACATCCACGTACCTCTCCACCCTGAGCTTCTTCTTCAGCTTCTTCTTGAACGCGTTCTTGAGGAACTCCACGTCCACCCACACGGCATAGCCGACTATGACTCTATCATCGATCACCTCCTCTATCCTGTCCGCCACCTCCGCGAATGTGGGTGCGTCACGCAGGTCGCTCTCGGTAATCCCGTGGTACTTTATCGAGTCCACTCTGAACTTCTCGGGCCTTATCAGGGTGTAGAACGCCTCGTCGAGGTGTATTGTCATGTCCCTTACCGGAATCGAGGCAAAGGATATGATTTCGTCCTTCTTGGTGTTCAGCCCCGTGGTTTCGAGGTCTATGACGCAGAACTCAACGTCCCTGAGCCCCTCTACCATGATTTCATCCTTCTCGACAGCTCTTCCTGAAACTGCCTGAATATGCCCACCGACTTCTTGAGGATGACTTCATCCACTTTATCGCTTTTCTCGAACAGCTCCCTCCTCAGCCTTATCATCCTCACGGCCGAGTACGCCTCAACCGCGCTCTCGATAACATCCTCGCTCAGATCCATCTCACCTATCCTCTCCACGGTGCTCTTGGACGTGAAGTCGCCCTGCAGGATGGCGTAGAGCCTCGCCGCCCTGCACACAACCTCGTCGCAGTTCTCGATTGTGATGCGCTGCGAGAGCAGGCTCTTCAGCAGCTTTGCGACATCCCCCTTTAGCCTCTCAAGTCTCTCCTCGAGTTCCTCCCTGAAGCTCACATACCTCGCCCCGTCTCCGTGTATGTACCTTGAGTCCGCAAGGGCGGTGAGACCCTCAACGCTTTCCGCGAGGTCAGTGTACCTCCTGATCGATACGAAGTCGTAAGCGAGCCCGGAGGCATCACCCTCGATGACAGCGAGGTCGTACCTTATCGGCACCCTCACCTCTCTCCTTCCAAAGCTTCCTATGATCGCGACCGTTGCATCGAGATCTGCGCCCTCAACGAGCTTCCTGAGGATCTGGTCGAGAATGGGGACGTATATGGAGGATATCACCTCGTAGCTCAGCCCCGAGCGCGCCATGTTCTTCATTGAGCTCACGACCTCCTGCAGCAGCTCTCTAACTCTCTCCGGGTTTTCGGCCTTCTTGACGAGCTTGGGGTAGTTCAGGAGGGACGTCTGGGGCTCGAACTTCCTTATGAGGTCCTTGATCGTGACAACGCCCACCAGTTTCCCGTCTTCTGCAACCGCGAGGTGGTTCACGGCATTTTCAATGAACTTTATGTACGCATCCAGCAGGGATGCGGAGACGTCAACGGCCTTGACCGGGTGGCTCATGATACTCTCCGCCTTCGTGGAGAGGTCAAGCCCCCTAGCGAGGGATCTGACAACGTCTGTGTGGGTTATTATCCCGATCGGGTTTCCTCTTGGATTGGTTACAACAACACTTCCGACGTTCTCGTCAGACATCAGCCTGACGACCTCCTCCATGGTGGAGTCCGGGGAGCATGTGACTGGCCTCTTGCTGAGAATCTCTGAAACCTTCTTGGAGAACACGTTTATGAGCTCGTCCTCCTCACCCCTGAACAGCTCGCTGAACCTCATTGTGAGCAGCTTGTTGACAAACTCCGCAAACTCCTCGTTCCTCTCCATGAAGTCCTGAACGTCCTTTGCCTTGAACTCGAAGCATATTGTGTCTGTGATGGCCCTCGCCTCGAACTCTGTCTTCTCCTTTTTGATCGCGGAGATCAGCCCTGTGAACTCATTCTTCCCCACCACCTCGACCAGATCGTCTCCGTCGAACAGGCCTATCTCCCCGTCCCTGACCAGATAGATCCTGTCGAGAACCTTGTTCCTCTTGAACACCGTCTTCCCCGTCTTGTAGAGGGAGACGTGCATCTTGCTGACGAGCTCCTCCACCTCCTCGTCTGTGAGGAGGCTGAACGGCTTTATTCTGGCTATGTACTCGACCGGCGGTAACATCAGATAAATCAATTATTTAACATTATAAAAGCGTGTCCATTTCTTCCGAAACCTTAAAAATTCAGGGAACTTTACTGAACATCAAATGGTTCATACCTCGCAGGGAAGGATGGCGAAGGTGCTGCTGGTACTGGTGATCCTGCTGGCCCTCTCTTTTCTCCTGAGCATCGGCTATGGATCTTCCGGGTTTCTGCTCTCGTTTCACGACATACAGAGCAAGATTCTCGACTACAGGCTCAGGAGAACGATCCTTGCAGCACTCGTCGGTGCCTCACTCTCATCAGCTGGATGTGCGATGCAGTCCCTCTTCAGGAATCCTCTCGCAGACCCCTACATCATAGGCGTCTCGAGCGGTGCAAGTGCCGGGGCGAGCATCGCAATAGTGCTGGGTCTCGCCTCCTCGTCACTCAGCCTGATGCTTTTCGCGTTCGCCAGCTCGATCCTGACGGTCTACGTGGTTTACAGGATTGGTGGGAGCACGACGAGCTCTCTCCTGCTTGCCGGAATTGCGGTCGCCACGTTCCTGACCGGGCTGACCTCTCTGCTCATCTACATGGCTGGAGAGAGCATGCACAAGGTCATATTCTGGATAATGGGTGGCTTCTGGACGGCCAACTGGGTCAAGGTGGGGCTCATGCTCTTCACGGCATTTCTGGGCATAGCCCTGCTCTACGTCTTCGCATGGAGGCTCAACGCCCTGCTCCTCGGAGAGGAGCATGCGGAGAGCGTTGGAATTGATGTCTCGAAGTTCCGGGCGGTGATAGTTGCAATCTCCGCACTTCTGACAGCCTCTGCAGTCTCCGTCAGCGGAGTCATAGGCTTCGTGGGTCTGATAATCCCCCACACCATGAGGATGCTTCTCGGCTTCGACAACAGGGTTCTGATACCGTTCTCAGTCCTCTTCGCCATGGGGTTCATGCCTCTCGTGGATCTCGTGGCGAGAGTAGCTGTTCCGGGTGAGCTGCCGGTGGGGATAATAACCTCGATGCTCGGAGCACCGTTCTTCATATACCTGCTCAGGAGGGGGACGGGCTTTGGCGCTTGAGGTCAGGGATGTCGGGGTTGTGCTCGGCAGCAGGAGGGTGCTCGAGAGCGTGGCTCTATCGCTCAGAAAGAGGGAGCTCGTGGTTCTGCTCGGCCCCAACGGGAGCGGGAAGAGCACGCTGATGAAGGCGATTTACGGAATACTCAGGCCTGTCAGGGGCGCAATATACGTTGACGGAAGGGCCGTGCACTCGATGGACAGGAAGGAGGTTGCGAGGCACCTCGGATACCTTCCTCAGGAGAGCGAGTCCGCAAGCCTCAGGGTCATAGATGTTGTCCTTTTCGGCAGGATTCCCCACGTCCAGTTCTCTCCTTCAAGCAAAGACTACGAGAAGGCCATCCATGCCCTCAGGATGGTTGGGATGGAGGGCTACGCCCAGAGAAACTTCTCCGAGCTGAGCGGCGGGGAGAAGCAGAAGGTGCTTCTTGCAAGGATATTCTGTCAGGAGACCGACTACCTCCTCCTCGACGAGCCCACGTCCCATCTGGACATAAGGAGTCAGGTTGAGGTCATGAGGGTGGTGAGGAAGCTCGTGGACTCCGGTAAGGGGGCGCTTGTTGCGATGCATGATGTTAACTTAGCTGCCATGTTCGCGGATAGAGTCGTGATGGTCAAAAACGGGAGGATTGTGGTGCAGGGTGGTGTTAGGGAGGTTATAACTCCGGAGAACATCATGGAGGTCTACGGAATAGACGTGGAGGTCGTGAGGTACAATGGAAGTGTGGTGGTTGTTCCCAAGGTGCAGTGATCAGACGTACTGCTCGTAGACGTGCTCGAAGTACTCGCACCCTCCCTCCTTCAGGCATCCCCACTCAACGCACCACGAGTAGTTCTTGCACTCCCTGCAGTCCTTCATGGCCATCCCTCTCTTCCGCAACTTAAAGTTCTTTTGATTTGTTATAAGATAAAATGAATAACTTAATATAGCCGTGCCGTGCTGATGTTGGTGGGTGGTTGCGATGAAGAAGCTGATCATCATGCTGGTTCTTCTTGCAGCGATCGCGCTCTCGGGATGTGCTACAGAGAAGGAGCAGGCAGCAGCGCCAACGCCCACGCTCACCCCAACTCCAGAAAAAACCCCGACCGCAACACCCACACCAACGCCCACGCCAGCCGTGGAGAGGGTGGTGGTGACCGACGACTTCGGGCATGAGGTGGTCATAAACGGAACCCCTGAGAGGATAGTCTCGCTGGCTCCGAGCAACACGGAGATCCTGTTCGCGATAGGTGCCGGGGACAGGGTTGTTGGCGTCACCGACTACTGCAACTACCCTCCGGAGGTTGTTGAGCTGAAGAATCAGGGCAAGCTCACGAGCGTCGGAGGGTTCTCGACCGTTGACGTGGAGAAGGTCATCTCCCTCGATCCGGACTTAGTTGTGGCAAGCTTTGGAAACGGGGAGGAGGTCATCGAGGTTCTCAGGAGCTACGGCATACCCGTGATTGCCACGAATCCCAAGGATCTGGATGATGTTATGAAGGACATACTGATGATAGGCAGGGCCGTTGGTGAGGAGCAGAACGCTACAAAGCTCGTGGAGTGGATGGAGGAGAAGATCGGCGAGGTGAAGAAAAAAGCTGAGGGGTATGAGGAGCGACCGACGGTGGCACACATCCTGTGGAACGACCCCATATACGTCAGCGGCAATTCCACGTTTACCGACAACCTCATCGAGATTGCGGGAGGCGTAAACGCGTTCGACGACATCGATGGCTGGGGAATAGTCAGCTACGAGGATCTGGTCGCGAGGAACCCGGACATAATCATAGTCAACAGCGGAACCGGAATGGGTGGGGAGGGCGACATGCTCTACAAGTGGATAACGAGCGAGTTCCCAGATCTGAGCGCGGTCAAAAACGGGAGCGTGTACATGATCGACTCCGACATAATCTCGAGGCCATCCTACAGGCTCGTTTACGCGCTCGAGAACATCTCGGCATGGATTGAGGACTGGGAGAACCGCTGAGGAAAAGCAAACTTTATTAAATTTTTTATCATGTTACTGGGCATGGTAAAGCACCTGATCTCGATATCTGACCTCACGAGGGACGAGATTCTCGATATCATTGAGCTGGCCGAGAGGCTGAAGGATGAGAGGAGCAGGGGGGTGTTCAGGGACTACCTCAAGAACAGGAGCCTCGCCATGGTCTTCGAGCTTCCATCCACGAGGACGAGGGTCAGCTTCGAGGTGGCAATGACCGAGATGGGGGGGCACGCTCTTTACCTCGGCTGGAACGACCTCCCGCTCGGGAGGGGGGAGACAATAGCGGACACGGCCAGAGTCCTTTCCAGATACGTTTCTGCAATAATGGCGAGGGTCAGGAGCCATGAAACTGTTGCCGAGCTTGCCAGGCACAGCGACGTTCCGGTTATAAACGGCCTCAGCAATCTGGAGCACCCATGCCAGACCCTTGCAGACCTGCTGACGATAAAGGAGAAAAAGGGAGGATTCGACATAAAGCTCGCGTGGGTTGGGGATGGCAACAACGTCTGCAACTCGATGATTCTCGCCTCGGCAATCCTCGGGTTTGAGATGTTGGTGGCGACACCAAAAGGTTTTGAACCGAGTGAGAGTATACTGAAGTGGGCGCTGGAAAGGGGTGCTAGGGTTGAGCTGACGAACGACCCTCTGGCTGCCGTGAGCGGGGCGGACGTGATATACACGGACGTCTGGACGTCCATGGGTCAGGAGGCCGAAAGGGAGGAGAGGCTCAAGGCCTTCAGGCCGTTTCAGGTTAACGCGAGGCTGGTTGAGGGTGCG
Coding sequences within it:
- a CDS encoding ABC transporter ATP-binding protein; protein product: MALEVRDVGVVLGSRRVLESVALSLRKRELVVLLGPNGSGKSTLMKAIYGILRPVRGAIYVDGRAVHSMDRKEVARHLGYLPQESESASLRVIDVVLFGRIPHVQFSPSSKDYEKAIHALRMVGMEGYAQRNFSELSGGEKQKVLLARIFCQETDYLLLDEPTSHLDIRSQVEVMRVVRKLVDSGKGALVAMHDVNLAAMFADRVVMVKNGRIVVQGGVREVITPENIMEVYGIDVEVVRYNGSVVVVPKVQ
- a CDS encoding CBS domain-containing protein, encoding MLPPVEYIARIKPFSLLTDEEVEELVSKMHVSLYKTGKTVFKRNKVLDRIYLVRDGEIGLFDGDDLVEVVGKNEFTGLISAIKKEKTEFEARAITDTICFEFKAKDVQDFMERNEEFAEFVNKLLTMRFSELFRGEEDELINVFSKKVSEILSKRPVTCSPDSTMEEVVRLMSDENVGSVVVTNPRGNPIGIITHTDVVRSLARGLDLSTKAESIMSHPVKAVDVSASLLDAYIKFIENAVNHLAVAEDGKLVGVVTIKDLIRKFEPQTSLLNYPKLVKKAENPERVRELLQEVVSSMKNMARSGLSYEVISSIYVPILDQILRKLVEGADLDATVAIIGSFGRREVRVPIRYDLAVIEGDASGLAYDFVSIRRYTDLAESVEGLTALADSRYIHGDGARYVSFREELEERLERLKGDVAKLLKSLLSQRITIENCDEVVCRAARLYAILQGDFTSKSTVERIGEMDLSEDVIESAVEAYSAVRMIRLRRELFEKSDKVDEVILKKSVGIFRQFQEELSRRMKSW
- the argF gene encoding ornithine carbamoyltransferase, which codes for MVKHLISISDLTRDEILDIIELAERLKDERSRGVFRDYLKNRSLAMVFELPSTRTRVSFEVAMTEMGGHALYLGWNDLPLGRGETIADTARVLSRYVSAIMARVRSHETVAELARHSDVPVINGLSNLEHPCQTLADLLTIKEKKGGFDIKLAWVGDGNNVCNSMILASAILGFEMLVATPKGFEPSESILKWALERGARVELTNDPLAAVSGADVIYTDVWTSMGQEAEREERLKAFRPFQVNARLVEGAKDDVIVMHCLPAHRGEEITDDVIDGSHSVVFDQAENRLHAQKAVLLRLIS
- a CDS encoding CBS domain-containing protein, whose amino-acid sequence is MSNFKRVGDFVKRSPVTVDSSLSIRETAKIMDEEKISSVVVMRNGAPYAFFTESDLRRVVGEEIDLGKPVGEFAGTRLIAVSSESSIFDALSLMVQHGIKHLGVFEDGELIGVITLRDVAFELGPKYIKYTARIHGAKRLEDIALAMDSFKLDLEREAMSYVDHPEIVDPYVFFSEISHVVDAMIVTAAKLIGMPADGYAYAITGSGGRSEQFLLTDRDTLAVYSDDDVLAWFSRLERTLDSLGFPGCDHGYTSDKYNFHVSQVGETCREWSTNVEKNIVNLSLISDSRFLLGERSLLEEMKECLASKLEKNRFVIIASLRYKPALTIFGSLKEIFNYKAGAIAPVEYPVRALAITNGIMHVTNTLERIRTLVEERIIPEDMGDDLEHAYTILMRRKIWLQAQNRKEFQSSEVNPMERTLIRDALKTVKRFQGYVERNFI
- a CDS encoding ABC transporter substrate-binding protein — translated: MKKLIIMLVLLAAIALSGCATEKEQAAAPTPTLTPTPEKTPTATPTPTPTPAVERVVVTDDFGHEVVINGTPERIVSLAPSNTEILFAIGAGDRVVGVTDYCNYPPEVVELKNQGKLTSVGGFSTVDVEKVISLDPDLVVASFGNGEEVIEVLRSYGIPVIATNPKDLDDVMKDILMIGRAVGEEQNATKLVEWMEEKIGEVKKKAEGYEERPTVAHILWNDPIYVSGNSTFTDNLIEIAGGVNAFDDIDGWGIVSYEDLVARNPDIIIVNSGTGMGGEGDMLYKWITSEFPDLSAVKNGSVYMIDSDIISRPSYRLVYALENISAWIEDWENR
- a CDS encoding FecCD family ABC transporter permease, which gives rise to MVHTSQGRMAKVLLVLVILLALSFLLSIGYGSSGFLLSFHDIQSKILDYRLRRTILAALVGASLSSAGCAMQSLFRNPLADPYIIGVSSGASAGASIAIVLGLASSSLSLMLFAFASSILTVYVVYRIGGSTTSSLLLAGIAVATFLTGLTSLLIYMAGESMHKVIFWIMGGFWTANWVKVGLMLFTAFLGIALLYVFAWRLNALLLGEEHAESVGIDVSKFRAVIVAISALLTASAVSVSGVIGFVGLIIPHTMRMLLGFDNRVLIPFSVLFAMGFMPLVDLVARVAVPGELPVGIITSMLGAPFFIYLLRRGTGFGA
- a CDS encoding 3'-5' exonuclease, producing MVEGLRDVEFCVIDLETTGLNTKKDEIISFASIPVRDMTIHLDEAFYTLIRPEKFRVDSIKYHGITESDLRDAPTFAEVADRIEEVIDDRVIVGYAVWVDVEFLKNAFKKKLKKKLRVERYVDVAEVEAWLIKKRGSAVTFRLDFESLMKIYRVEGFQRHTALGDAFSTAYVFLKQLSQLEDYSVNVIDLVRIGRRMLF